Genomic segment of Kibdelosporangium phytohabitans:
CTCGTCGTGGCCCAGCCCCAGCCTGCGGATCTGCCGCAGGTAGGTGGTGATGTTGTCCTCGGTGGTCTTGCGGGGGTGCTGCCCGGTGCGGATCGCGTACTGCTCGGCGGGCAAGCCGAACGCGTCGAAGCCCATCGTGTGCAGCACGTTGTGGCCCAGCATCCGGTGGTAGCGGGCGTAGACGTCCGTGCCGATGAACCCGAGCGGGTGGCCGACGTGCAGACCGGCGCCCGACGGGTACGGGAACATGTCCTGGACGAACATCTTGTCGTCGGGGACGGGCCCTGCGAGCGGGCCGACCGGGTTGGGTGCGTGGTAGGAGCCGTGCTCCTGCCAGTGCTCCTGCCACTTCCGCTCGATCTCGCCGGCCAGCGCGGCCGTGTAGCGGTGCGCCGGAACTGCCTCAGCGCTTTCGCTCATCGCTCGTCCTTCCTGGATTTTCGGCCCTGAACAACGCGAAACCCCCCAGCCCGATCCGGGCATGAGGGGTCGCCGCGCCAACCAGTCCTGAACGGGTCAGCGCGGCCAGCGAAGAAGTCGGCGGGCCGTGCCCATGTCATTGAGGATAGCGGACCGCCAAAGCCACGACCTGGGTGACCTGACCTGCGGAGAAGTTGTCGTCGCTGACCAAGATCAACGATCGTTCGCCGCGGCCGACGTCCGGTCCCCACGTGATGCCCTCGATGTTGTCCACCTTGCTCAGCCCGAAGTCGGCGAGGTCGGCGATCAGCTTCTTGCGCATCGGCCTGGCGCCGGTCAGCGCCCTGCCTGCGACGTTGCCCGCGCCGATCGTGCTGGCCTCGTAGATCCGCACCTTGTTGCCGACACCGGTCACGAAACTCCGCTCGACCACGAGCAGCCGTGCCGGGTCGAACGGGTCGGCCGCGACGATCGCCGAGATGCCGTTGTCCGCGGCCGCGGTCGGCGGCACCGGTCGCGCGAAGATCGGTTCGAGCGGGTAGGCGTACTGGGCCAGCAAGTGACCGGCCCTGGTCTGCACGGTGATCCGCGTCAGGGCGCCGTTGTCGGGCGTGGGCACCGGACCGTCCTCGGTCAGCGGTGCCTCCACCGAGCTGACGAGCAACGTGCCACCCGCCGCGTAGGTCAGGCCTTCGAGCGCGAGATTGGAGCGCGGACCGCTGGTGGGGGTGACGTGCAGGTTCTTCGGCAGTGGCAGTTCGCCCGCGAACCTGCCGGTCCTCGTGGCCTGGTGGATCGACGGGTCTGCCGACGCCGGTGGCCGCCCGCCTTCCTGCGACCACGTGTAGCGACCGGTCCACGGGTCGACGCGGATCTCCTCCGGGTCCACGGCGTCCTTGGGGTAAGTCGTACCGTCCGGCCGGAGCAACGGACGTGTACCGGTGAACGTGACATCGCCGAGGCGCTTGGCGTTCACGTCGATGCGCGCGGTGTAGAACCGCGCCGGGCCGAGACTTGACCGGTCATCGCTGATCAGGACGTACTCGCCGGTGCGCGGATCCCTGTCGATCCCGGACAGGCCACCGACCGTGGTCCCCTCGTACACCAGGCCGTTCGGCACGATCCGCTCGCCGATCAGACGAACGCGCTGCCCGGCGGACACGGGCGAGGCCAGCAGACCGGTGGTGATGACCGCGGCGGCGGTGGCCGCGAGAAAACGTGCAGACATGGCGTGAAGCACATCCAATGAGGGTGTCCGTTTGGTTAAACGCACCTGACACCTAACATCGACCTTGTGATGGTCGCATCCCTGCTCGCCGCAATCGCACTCGCTGTAGGCGGACTAGCCGTCGCTGTGACGGGTCTGCTCGGTTTCCGCGAGCGGTTGCCGCTCAACAGGTACGCGGGCGTGCGCACCACGGCGTCGATGCGTGACGCCGACACGTTCCGGGTCGCCAACAAGGTGGCCGGACTCCCGTTCGTCGTCGCGGGCCTGATCGGCGTGCTCGGCGGCATCCTGCTGCTGGTGCTGCAGTCCGGTGGCCTGGTGGCTGTCCTGGTCAGCGCGGGCGGGATGCTCGTGATCGCCGGAGCCGGTGGGCTGCTCGGCCACAAGGCCGCGCTCGCCGTGCCGGAACCCGAACCGGAGCTGCCCGCCGGGTGCGCCGGGTGCGCGTGCGGCAACTGCGGTGTGGCCAAGCTCCGCGGCTAGGTCGAGTCAGTTCAGCCGGACGTCGTCCGGGTGCGTCGCGAGCAACGCCGTCGGCATGCCCTGACGACGCAGCACCCGCCCCCACAAGTCCTGGTCCGGCGCGGCCAGCACGTCGTTGGGCAGCGCGGGAACCACGATCCAGTCGCCGCGTTCGATCTCCCCGGCGAGCTGGTCGACGTCCCAGCCCGCGTACCCGGCGAACACCCGCAGCCCCTTGACCTTCGGCGTGAGCGTCTCCGGATCGGCGTCGAGGTCGACGAGCGCGACGGGACCGCGCACGCTGATCACGCCCTTGAGGCTGGCCGCGTCCTGGCCCGTGCGCAGCGCCGCGAGACACAGCGCGGTCTTCTGGTCGACCGGACCGCCGACGAACAGCGACTGCGGCTCGGTGACGTGATCACCCCAAGCGGGTAAGACGTCGTTGACCGGAACCTCACTTGGACGGTTCAGCACGACGCCGAGCGTGCCCTCACCACGACGATGGTCGATCACGTAGACCACCGTCCGGCGGAAGTTCTCGTCGAGCAGGGTCGGCGCCGCCACTAGCAGCGTTCCTGGCTCTACGTCAGCGTCGGGTCGCACAGCGCACATGATCCCATCAGCCCCGGGAACACCTTGAGCCCCGGGCGCGTTAGAAAAAATCGCCGGATGATCCCCGGGAACACGCAAGGCACCCGGTAACGTTAGACGCTAGGTCGACGCGCATCTGTGTCCCCCGGGCTCAATTGCAAAGCCTTCATGGAATACCGGTAACGCAGGAGCCATGTCGCGCCATCCGCCGAGAGGCGACCAGGCGCGTCGACCGCTAGCTTCCGGGCGCCCTTGCTCGCCTTGCTTCGCTCGGCTCGCCTGGTCACTGGCGCTGGGTGTGGTGGGTTGGGCGGCTGGGTTCATTCCATCGTGGATCTTTGTTGGCTGCTGGTTTTCCGTGGTGCGTACGCTGGAGTCTCGTGACAGCGGTGGTCGACGAGAAGCAGAAGGTCCTTGCGCGGCAGTTGCTGACGCTGAGGGAGTTCCGTCGACTGCTCTACCTGCGGTTCTCTTCGCAGTGGGCGGATGGGCTGTTCCAGACCGGACTGGCTGGGGCGGTGATCTTCAACCCTGAGCGCGGTGCCGATCCGCTGACGATCGCGACTGGGTTCGCCACGCTGCTGCTGCCGTACTCCGTTGTCGGGCCGTTCGCGGGCGCGCTGCTGGACCGGTGGGACCGCAGGAAGGTGCTTGTGGTCGCCAGCCTCCTTCGGGCTGTGCTGATCCTGTTCGCGACGATCGGCCTGCTTGCCGGTCTGCCGAGCGGGCCGCTGTTCCTGATCTCCTTGCTGGTCCTCGGTGCGACGAGGTTCATGGGCTCGGGACTGTCCGCCGCGCTGCCGCACCTGGTGCCGGAACGCACCCTGGTGCAGGCCAACGCGATCGCCGTGACGCTCGGGTCGGTGGTCGCCGTCGTGGGCGGCGGGTGCGCGATCGGGTTGCGCAAGATCTTCGGCGAGGACGACTTCGGCTCGGGCATCACCACGTCGTTCGCGATCGTCGGCACGCTGCTGGCCGTGGTGTTCGCCCTGCGCTACGAACGCGGCAGGCTCGGGCCCGACCAAGTCGACGAACCGTCGGGGACCGTGGTCGCGGTCGCCCGCGGCCTGATCGACGGCGCGAAGGCGGCATGGAACGCGCCTCGGGTCATCGCCGGGTTCGTCGCGCTGCTCGCGCACCGGGCGTCACAGGGCATCGCGCTGCTGATGGCCGTCCTGCTGATGCGCTACTACTTCACCGACTACGGCTGGCTCAAGGCCGGGCTGACCGGGCTCGGCGAGATCGCCGCGTTCGCCGGTGCGGGCATCTTCATCGCCGGGGTGATCACGCCGAAGCTGGTCGAGCGGTTCGGCAGGCACAAGGTGATCGTCGGCTCGTTGCTCGTGGTCGCGGCCGGGATGGCGGGCCTCGGCCTGCCGATGGTCCTGCCGACCATGCTCGGCGCGGCCTTCCTGCTGTTCGGCGCCGGTCAGGTGATCAAGCTGTGCGTCGACGCGGTGATCCAGGCCGACATCGGTGACGAGTCGATCGGCCGGGTGTTCTCGCTGTACGACACGCTGCTCAACGTCATGCAGGTGGCGTCGATCGCGGTAGCCGCGGCGATCGTCCCCGCCAACGGCTACTCGCACGGCCTAATCGTCGCGACGATCGTGCTCTACCTGCTCGGTGTCGTCGGCTACCTGCTCGCCAGCAGGCGCGACCACGCCACCCACGTCGTCTAGCCCCTGCTCGGCCGCCCAGCGCCGCAGTTCGGCCACGGCCTCGTCGTGGTCGAGCGGGCCGCGGTCGAGCCGGAGGTCCTTGAGGAACTTCCACGCCTTGCCGACCACCGGTCCGGGCGGCAGCCCGAGCAGCCGCATGATCTCGTTGCCGTCGAGGTCGGGCCGGACCTTGGCCAGGTCCTCCTCGGCGGCGATCCGGGCGATCCTGGTCTCGAGCTCGTCGTAGGAGCGCTGCAGCGCCTGGGCCTTGCGGCGGTTGCGGGTGGTGCAGTCCGCGCGGACCAGCTTGTTGAGGCGGTCGAGCAGGTCACCGGCGTCGGTGACGTACCGGCGGACCGCCGAGTCGGTCCACTCGCCCTTGCCGTAGCCGTGGAAGCGCAGGTGCAGGAAGACGAGCTTGGCGACGTTCTCGATGATCTCCTTCGAGTACCGCAACGCCCGCAAACGCTTGCGGACCATCTTGGCGCCGACCACCTCGTGGTGGTGGAAGCTCACGCCACCGCCGGGGATGTGCCGTCGGGTGTCCGGCTTGCCGATGTCGTGCAGCAACGCGGCCAGCCGCAGGACCAGGTCCGGCTCGCTGCCGTCCGCCTCGAGGTCGATCGCCTGCTCGAGCACGACGAGCGAGTGCTGGTAGACGTCCTTGTGCTGGTGGTGCTCGTCGATCTCCAGCCGCATCGCGGGCACCTCGGGCAGCACGTGGTCGGCCAGCCCGGAGTCCACGAGCAGCTCCACACCCCGGCGCGGGTGCGCCCCGCACAGCAGCTTGGACAGCTCGACCTGGATCCGCTCGGCCGTGATCCGCTCGATCTGGCCCGCCATCCGGCTCATCGCCTCGACCACGCGCGGCGCGGGCGTGAAACCCAGCTGGCTGGTGAACCGCGCGGCCCGCATCATCCGCAGCGGGTCGTCGCCGAACGACTCCTCCGGCGTGGCCGGGGTGTCGAGCACCTTCTCGGCCAGCGCGGACATGCCGTCGTGCGGGTCGACGAACTGCTTGGTGGCCAGGTTCACGGCCATCGCGTTGACCGTGAAGTCGCGCCGCTTGAGGTCCGCTTCGATCGAGTCGCCGAACTGGACCTCCGGGTTGCGGGTCACGCCGTCGTACGTGTCCGCGCGGAACGTGGTGATCTCGCAGGTCAGGCCGCCCTTGGTGGCGCCGACGGTGCCGAAGGCGATCCCGATGTCCCACACCGCGTCCGCCCAGCCCGAGACCAGGCGCATGACCTGCTGCGGCCGTGCGTCGGTGGTGAAGTCCAGGTCGGTGCCCAGCCTGCCCAGCAGTGCGTCGCGGACGCTCCCGCCGACGAGGAACAGGCTGTGCCCGGCCTTGGCGAACAGCGCGGACAACTCTTCCGCGACCGGTGAGACACGCATCAGTTGCACAACCGCATTCTGCTTGGCAAGCATCGTCGACACGGCGAATCAGGCTAGTTGACGTGGCCAGACGATTACGATCGAGTTCATGTCCCCGTCATCCGGACGATCCGACGGTACCCGGTCCGGGCGCCGCGGCAGGCGTCGGAGCAGGCGGCTGACCACGGTCGACGAGACCTCGGCCGGAGGTCTGGTGATCGACGTGGCCAGGGCCAACGCGGTGATCATCGGCAGGCTCGACCGCAGGGGGCGGCTGCTGTGGTCGCTGCCGAAGGGCCACATCGAGGAGGGCGAGACGCCCGAGCAGACCGCGGTCCGCGAGGTCAGGGAGGAGACCGGGATCACCAGCGAGGTGGTCCGCTCGCTCGGGTCGATCGACTACTGGTTCGTCGCGGAGAACCGCCGGGTGCACAAGACCGTCCACCACTACCTGCTGACCGCGCTGTCCGGCGACCTGTCCGATGAGGACATCGAAGTGACCGAGGTGGCGTGGGTCGCGCTCGATGATCTTGACGACCGGCTGGCGTATGCGGACGAGCGCCGGTTGGTGCGCAAGGCGATGCAACTACTCTCTGAGCCGGCAAACACACCATTCGAAGGTGATGTGTCGTTCTCGGACGGCCTTGACGCGCCGAAGGGTCGAAAACAATGAGTGGGCTGCGTTACGCAACCCGTCACAAGCTTGCCGCGGTGGTCGCGGCGGGTCTCGTGCTGGCCGGATCAGCTCCGTGGACCGCGTCCGCCCAGCCGCCGGGCCCGGAGCCGCTGTTCGCGCCGATCGGGCTGGCCCGCACGCAGCCGGCCAACAGCCCGCCGCGCCTGCGGCTGGACATCGACCAGCTCAACCCCAGAGTGGTCCGGTCGGACACCCCGCAGATCACGGTCAGCGGCAAGGTGACCAACGTCGGCGACCGGCGGATCGACCAGGTCGAGGTCCGGTTGCAACGCGGCGACGCGGTGAGCGACGAGGGCAAGCTGCGGGCCGCGATGGCGCAGCCGCCGACGGCGGAGGCCGCCAAGCCGTCGTCGTTCACGCCGATCGCCAAGTCGCTGGACAAGGGCGCGAGCAGCGCCTTCACCGCCACGTACACGCTGGACCAGCTCAAACTCGACCAGCCGGGCGTGTACCCGGTGCTGATCAACGTCAACGGCAGGCCGGAGTACGGCGGGGCCGAGCGGCTGGCCGGGCTGAACCTGCTGATGCCGGTGCTGTCGCTGCCCGGCCGCGGTGCCCCGCCCACCCAGGCACCGCCGAAGGTCACCGTGCTGTGGCCGCTGGTCGACGACCACCCCAGGGTGGTCCGCCAGCGCGAGAACGACAGGCAGCTGGTTCTCTCCGACGACGAGCTGGCCTCGTCGGTCCAGGTCGGCGGCAGGCTCTACGGGATGCTCAACGCGTACGAGATCGCCACCAAGCAGAACCCGGCGCTGATGTCGTCGCTGTGCTTCGCGGTCGACGGCGACCTGCTCGACACCCTGGACGCGATGACAAACGGCTACCAGGTCCAGGTGAGCGAGGACAAGACCGTGCCCGGCAAGGGCAAGGACTTCGCCCAGCGCTGGCTGGTCTCGCTGCGCGCGCTGACCGCCGGGCAGTGCGTGGTCGCGCTTCCGTACGCCGACGCGGACGTCTCGGCGCTGTCGCGCGCCGGAGCGGCTGATCTCGCCAAGACCTCGGTCAACCAGGGCCTTGCCTCGGTCAGCAAGGCGCTGGAGTCGGCCAAGCCGCAGCCGGGGGTGCTCTGGCCGGTCGACGGCACGGTCGACCCGCGTGCGCTCAGCGACGTCGGCGGGCTGACGCCGACCGTCGTGCTGGCCAACCCCGAGCGGCTCAAGGGCGTGCAGGGCCCCGGGCCGTTCACGCTCGGGCAGAACGACCGCGTGCTGCCGATCGACCAGCTGACGTCGTCGGCGCTGGCCGGGCCCCCGTCGGCGGCCGGGGCGGTCTCGGTGCAGAACGGACTGGCCGCGCTGCTGTTCCGCGCGATGCAGTCCGGCCAGTCGGTGCTGGTCGCGCCGCCGCGCCGGTGGACCGCACCGGCCAGCGAACTGACCGAGTACCTGCGGACCATCGGCCGGATGTTCACCGACAGGCTGGCCACCGCGAGCCCACTGGCCGACCTCGCCGAATCGCCCGAAGGTTCGGCGACGGCGATGGACTACCCCGAGCGGGACGTGGCCGCCGAGGTCCCCTCGGGTGTCATCAGCCAGGTGTCCCAGGCCAACGCGGTGCAACGGGACTTGCTGGGCGCGATGCTGCCCGACGACACCCGGCCGGTGAATCCGGCGACGGTGATGAACCCCATCCGCAACGGGCTGCTGCGGGCGTCGTCGAGCGGGTGGCGCGGCAACGTCGAAGGCGGCAAGCAGGCCGTGACCAATGTGGTCAAGCAGCTGGACGCCGTGCGCGGGCTGGTGAAGGTCAACCCGCCGGGGCCGCCGATCGTGCCCGCGTCGTCCAACGCGCCGATCCCGGTCCGGATCGTCAACGACCTCCCGGTCGACGTGCTGGTCAAGCTGGTGATCAGGGAGAGCGCGGGTCTGCGGCCCGGTGTGGTGCAGCAGAAGCGGATCCCGGCGGGCAACAGCTTCACCGACTTCGTGCCGGTCGAGCTGCTCAGGTCGGGCAAGTTCAGCGTCGACGTCTGGGTCACCACGCCCGGTGGCAACCAGCTGGGCAACGTCTCCAAGTTCGAGATCTCGTCGGGCGCGTACGGCACGATCACGGTCGCCGTGACGAGTGTCGCCGGTGGCATGCTGGTACTGCTCGCCGCGAGGCGCGTCTACCGTCGTATCAAGCAGCGCAAGAACCAGGAGCCCACCCCGGCTTGACCAGAGCGAGGACACCCGTGCCCCCCGCCGGCGGCGGCAGACCACAACCCCGCAAACCCCCGACGCCCCAGAAGCAGCCCGAACAGGCCCGGGGGTCGTTCGGGCGCGCTGTCGGGTCGATGGCGATCGCCACCCTGATCAGCCGGATCACCGGCTTCCTGTGGAAGGCGCTGCTGTCCGCCGCGGTCGGCATCGGCGTGGTCAACGACTCGTTCACCATCGCCAACACGCTGCCCAACATCGTCTTCGAGCTGCTGATCGGCGGTGTGCTGGCGAGCGTGGTCGTACCGCTGCTGGTCCGGTCGCAGGACGATCCGGACGGCGGTTTGGCCTACACGCAGCGGCTGCTCACGGTCGGCCTGACGCTGCTGGGTCTCGGCGCGATCGTCGCGATCGCCGCGGCACCGCTGATCACCAAGCTCTACGTCGACGACTCGACCGGCAAGGCCAACCCAGAGCTGGTCAACGCCTTCGCCTACCTGCTGCTGCCGCAGATCTTCTTCTACGGGCTGTTCGCGCTGCTGACAGCGATCCTCAACGCCAAGCAGGTGTTCGGCCCGACGGCGTGGGCGCCGGTGGTCAACAACCTGGTGGTCATGGCGACCATCGGGATCTACGCGATCGTGCCGGGTGAGATCTCGCTGAACCCGGTCAGGATGGGCGACGTCAAACTGCTGGTCCTCGGCGTCGGCGTGACGGTCGGCATCGTGGTGCAGTCGGTGATGCTGGTCCCGGCGCTGCGCCGGATCGGCTTCAAGTTCCGCTGGAACTGGGGCTTCGACGCCCGGTTCAAGGAGTTCGGCGGGCTGGCGCTGTGGATCATGGGCTACGTCGCGGTCAGCCAGGTCGGCTGGACGATCAGCACCCGCGTGCTGACAGCGGGCGACGACGGTGGCGCGGCCATCTACAGCTACGCGTGGCTGCTGCTGCAGCTGCCGTACGGCGTGATCGGCGTCTCGCTGCTGACCGCGATCATGCCGAGGCTCAGCCGGGCCGCCGCGGACGGCGACGACCGCAAGCTGATCGCCGACCTGTCGTACGCCAGCCGCGTGTCCGCGGTGATCCTCGTGCCGATCTCGGCTGTGCTGACGGTGACCGGCACGTCGGTCGGCATCGTGGTGTTCTCCTGGGGCGCCAGTGACGTGAACCAGGCGACCAGGCTGGGTGAGTCGCTGGCCGTGTCGGCGTTCGGTCTGCTGCCGTACGCGCTGGTGATGCTCCAGCTGCGGGTGTTCTACGCGATGAAGGACGCCAAGACGCCGACGCTGATCATGATCGTGATGACCGCGGTCAAGATCCCGTTGCTCTACATGTGCGAGGGCCTGCTGGCACCCGAGCACGTCGTCATCGGTGTGATGATGGTCAACTCGTTGAGCTACGTGGTCGGCGCGGTGCTCGGCCAGGCGTGGCTGTGGCTGCGGCTGGGTCACCTGAAGACCAAGCGGGTCGTCGGCGTGACGCTCTTCTCGGTCTTCGCCGGTGGGCTGGGGGTCGCGGCCGGGCTCGGGGTTGCCAAGCTCATGGGCGGGTTCCTGCCGCAGTCCGCGGCGCTGCGGGCGCTGTTGTCGTTGATCATCGAGGGCCTGGTCGCGGGTGTGGTGTCGTTCGGTGTGCTGGTCATGCTCAAGGTCGACGAGCTCAAGCCGGCGACCGCGAAAATCACCCGTCTGATTCGTCGGCGGTGAATTGGACGATCGTCATGCCCCGGGGGTTTCCCGTACGCTCGCTACGAGGTATCCGTTGCGCGCGGATAGGTGGCGCGTCTGACGGGAGAGTGCGGTGACGACCAGGAGGACCGACTTCACCAACGACGCGACCGTCCAGGGCGTTCGCGCGACCGGTGGTGACCTGCTCCCGGGCGGTGTCATCGGCGATGGTCGCTACCGTCTGCTGGCGCCGTTCGGTGTGGACATCCGCGGCAACGCCCACATGTGGCGTGCCCGCGACGGCCAGCTGCGCCGCGATGTCGCGCTCACAGTTCTCGTCGGTGATCCGACCGACCGCAACGCCACCGTCGCCGCGCGCCGCACGCTGGAACGTGCCGCCCACGCCGCCCGGTTCACCAGCCCGAGCGTGTCCCGTGTGCTGGACGTGCTGGGTGTCGGCAGCGGGATCGACCCGAGTGAAGGTGTTCTCGGGGTCGTCGTGGCGGACTGGGCGCAGGGCACGGACCTCGTGGACCTGGTCGCCGAGCACCCGTTGCCCGCGGGTACCGCCGCCCGGCTGCTGGAACCGCTCGCGATCGCCGTGGAGCAGGCCCACCACACCGGCCTGGTGCTGGGTGTCGATCACCCGCAGCGGGTCAGGATCGGCCCGGACGGCTCGTTGCGGCTGTCGTTCCCCGGCCCGTTGCCGCAGGCCCAGCTGCAGGACGACGTCAAAGGCCTCGGCGCGATCCTCTACTTGCTGCTGACCGGGCGCTGGGCGTTGCCCGGCGGCCCGCCGACGATGCCCCTCGCGCGCCGGGACCGCTCCGGCTCGCCGATCTCGCCGGCCACGCTGCGCCCCGACGTGCCGGACGACCTGGCCGATCTGGCGGTGCGCAGCATCGCGGACACGTCGCTGGGCGGTATCCGGACCAGTTCCGCGCTGCTGACCGTACTCGAAGGCATCGCGCAGCGCGCCGAGCTGCTCGACCAGCGGACCGAACTGCTGCCGGCGCTGCAGGGCGGCGAGCAGCTCGCCGACCCGCTGGCCGACCAGGACACGATCTGGACCACCAGCAAGCGCCCGCCCAAGGACGACGGCAGGCGCCGCAAGCTGGCCATCGGTGTGACCGCCTTGACGGTCGCGACGGTCGGCGTGCTCGCGTGGGTCGGCATGCAGCTGATCAGCTTCTTCGGCAGTGACCCGGTGCCCGCGGCCGTGCAGCAGCCGGTGGCGACCGCGCCGGCCACGCCCGGCGGCAACACCAGCAACCAGCCGCAGGCCAACCCGCCGCCCGCGCCCAAGCCCGCCGGACCGGTCAAGGCGACGAAGGCCCAGATCTACTCGGTCAAGGGCGACAAGGACAACGCCAGGAACGCGGGCCGCGTGATCGACGGCAAGCCGAACACCGCGTGGTCGACCGACGAGTACAAGAAGCCGTTCCCCGCGCTGAAGCCGGGCATCGGCGTGCTGGCCACCTTCGCGGACGCGACCAAGCTGGCCCAGGTGGTCATCGACTCGCCGAGCGCGGGCACGGTCGTGGAGATCCGCTCGGCCGCGTCGCCGACGGCGAAGTTCGACGACACCAAGCTGATCGGCCAGGCGACGCTCGCCGACGGCACGACCGAGATCGCGCTGTCGAGCACCGAGCCGACCCAGTACGTGCTGGTGTGGATCACCAAGCTCGCCGTGGACGAAGACGAGAAGAACGTCAGCCAGGTCAGGGAGATCGAGTTCCGAATGGCCCAGTAAAAGGGCGTCAAACCCGCCACGGATAAGCTGCCCGGGTGACCGCCGCAGCTAGCTCGGACGCATCGCTGATCGCGTCCCATGCCGCCGGGGATCCACACGCGTTCAGCGAGATCGTTCGTCGCCACAGAGACCGGTTGTGGGCCGTGGCGCTGCGCACTCTCCGTGATCCGGAAGAGGCCGCCGACGCGCTGCAGGAGGCCTTCATCTCGGCTTTCCGCAACGCCGGGTCGTTCCGGGCCGAGTCGCAGGTGACGACGTGGCTGCACCGGATCGTGGTGAACGCGTGCCTGGACCGCGTCCGGCGCCGTCAAGCGCGCCCGACTGTGCCGTTGCCGGAGACCGGACCGGGTGAGCCGGTCACGCCCGGCGACGCGATGTCCGACCGGGAGACCAGTCTGGTGGTGCGCAACGCGCTCGCCGAACTGTCGGAGGAACAGCGCGTGCCCATCCTGCTGGTCGACGTCGAGGGCTACTCGGTCGCCGAGACGGCCAAGATGCTCGGCATCGCCGAAGGCACCGTGAAAAGCCGTTGTGCCAGGGGGCGGGCCAAGCTCGCCAAAGTTCTCGGGCATCTGCGGAACCCGATTGCTGATGCGAACGTCCCAGGTGACGCAAGCGAAAAGCGCGAGGGGCGTCCACGGCGTCAGTGGGAGGGGACATGACGAGCATCGGACGGGGGAGTGGCGGGCCGCCGTGGTCGGTCGACCTGCTCGCCGACCTCCAGGCGGGTGCGCTCGACCCTCGGCAGGCCGACGAGCTGTGGCCCCGGGTGAACGCGGACCCGGAGGCCATGGAGATCCTGGCCGCTCTGGAGGCGACACAGGCTGATCTGCGCGAGTTCGCGGACGCTCCGGCGCCGCCCATGCCCGCGCACTTCGCCGCACAGCTGGACGCGGCGATCGCGGCGGAGTCACAGGCACGGTCACAGGGGGTCCAGACCGCGCCGCCGCAGCAGCAACAGCCAGCGGTAGCGCCCGTGGTGAGCATCGACGCGGCCCGCAAGCGCCGCAACCGCGGGTGGGCCATCGGGGTCTTCGCGGCGGCAGCCGCGGCGGTCGGCATCACGTTCGCCGCGCTGCCCGGTGGCGGCGACAACGGCCCGAGCGGCAATGTCGCGGCGCCGGGACCGTTGAGCTTCGAGGAGCAGAACATCGGCCCGGACCAGTTGCAGGCGGCCAAGGGCGGCAACGACTACGGGCCGTTCTCCGACAAGCAGAAGCTGGCGGCCTGTTTCGAGGCCAACGG
This window contains:
- the murJ gene encoding murein biosynthesis integral membrane protein MurJ, which translates into the protein MAIATLISRITGFLWKALLSAAVGIGVVNDSFTIANTLPNIVFELLIGGVLASVVVPLLVRSQDDPDGGLAYTQRLLTVGLTLLGLGAIVAIAAAPLITKLYVDDSTGKANPELVNAFAYLLLPQIFFYGLFALLTAILNAKQVFGPTAWAPVVNNLVVMATIGIYAIVPGEISLNPVRMGDVKLLVLGVGVTVGIVVQSVMLVPALRRIGFKFRWNWGFDARFKEFGGLALWIMGYVAVSQVGWTISTRVLTAGDDGGAAIYSYAWLLLQLPYGVIGVSLLTAIMPRLSRAAADGDDRKLIADLSYASRVSAVILVPISAVLTVTGTSVGIVVFSWGASDVNQATRLGESLAVSAFGLLPYALVMLQLRVFYAMKDAKTPTLIMIVMTAVKIPLLYMCEGLLAPEHVVIGVMMVNSLSYVVGAVLGQAWLWLRLGHLKTKRVVGVTLFSVFAGGLGVAAGLGVAKLMGGFLPQSAALRALLSLIIEGLVAGVVSFGVLVMLKVDELKPATAKITRLIRRR
- a CDS encoding protein kinase family protein; translated protein: MTTRRTDFTNDATVQGVRATGGDLLPGGVIGDGRYRLLAPFGVDIRGNAHMWRARDGQLRRDVALTVLVGDPTDRNATVAARRTLERAAHAARFTSPSVSRVLDVLGVGSGIDPSEGVLGVVVADWAQGTDLVDLVAEHPLPAGTAARLLEPLAIAVEQAHHTGLVLGVDHPQRVRIGPDGSLRLSFPGPLPQAQLQDDVKGLGAILYLLLTGRWALPGGPPTMPLARRDRSGSPISPATLRPDVPDDLADLAVRSIADTSLGGIRTSSALLTVLEGIAQRAELLDQRTELLPALQGGEQLADPLADQDTIWTTSKRPPKDDGRRRKLAIGVTALTVATVGVLAWVGMQLISFFGSDPVPAAVQQPVATAPATPGGNTSNQPQANPPPAPKPAGPVKATKAQIYSVKGDKDNARNAGRVIDGKPNTAWSTDEYKKPFPALKPGIGVLATFADATKLAQVVIDSPSAGTVVEIRSAASPTAKFDDTKLIGQATLADGTTEIALSSTEPTQYVLVWITKLAVDEDEKNVSQVREIEFRMAQ
- the sigM gene encoding RNA polymerase sigma factor SigM, whose product is MTAAASSDASLIASHAAGDPHAFSEIVRRHRDRLWAVALRTLRDPEEAADALQEAFISAFRNAGSFRAESQVTTWLHRIVVNACLDRVRRRQARPTVPLPETGPGEPVTPGDAMSDRETSLVVRNALAELSEEQRVPILLVDVEGYSVAETAKMLGIAEGTVKSRCARGRAKLAKVLGHLRNPIADANVPGDASEKREGRPRRQWEGT